AACAAATGATGCTTATGCAGAGATGACTGCGGTGAAAAATGGCGAGGTAAAATTAGTTGATGCTGATACAACAAGTCGCCAAGGTCCACGTTTAGTTGAAGGCATTGAATCAATCGCAGAAGCAATTTACCCAGAGGTATTTAATGAGAAGTAAATATTCAATCGCTTATTTTTCATCGATTGGATTGCTATTAGGTAGTATGTGGCTCGGTATTTCATTTGGCTCGGTCGATATTCCGTTATCCACTCTGTGGGATAAAACGACAGACCCGGTTGCGTACAGCATTCTATGGAAAATCCGAATGCCACGTGTTATTTTAGCGGCACTTATTGGGGCAGCGCTTGCGATTGCGGGTGCTGCTTTCCAAGGGTTACTTAAAAACCCGTTAGCTGACCCGTATACACTAGGCGTTTCTTCAGGTGCTTCAGTTGGTGCAGTAATGACAATTTTTTTAGGCATATCCTTACCTGTACTGGGTGCGTTTACGCTACCGATTTTTAGTATGCTAGGTGCGGCTATAACAATGGTTATCGTGCTCCTATTCGCCCGTTTAGTAGACCGTACTATGAAAATGGAAACACTTATTTTAACAGGGATTATTTTTAGTTCTTTTTTAGGTGCTTGTATTTCATTAATGGTGGCATTAACAGGTGAGCAGCTACGTGAAATTATTGGCTGGTTGCTTGGCAGTGTGTCAATGCGTGGCTGGCCGTATGTGAGAATGGTTGTTCCATTTATAATAATTGGCACGTTGATTATTTGGCTGAATCGTCGGGAGTTAAATGCGATGATTTATGGGGAGGAGCGCGCACAATATTTAGGGGTCAATGTTAAGCGCAGTAAATATATGATTTTAGCAGGTGGCTCGATTTTGACGGGTGCTGCGGTTGCAGCATCAGGAACGATTGGTTTTGTTGGGTTAGTTGTTCCGCATATGATACGTATTGTAATCGGTGCTGATCATCGCCATTTGCTTAGCCTGTCATTTTTAAATGGTGCGAGTTTGCTCGTAATTTGTGATTTAGTGTCGCGTACGATTATCGCGCCTGTCGAATTGCCGATTGGTGTCATCACGTCATTTATAGGTGCCCCAGTATTTGCGTATATTTTCTTCAAGCAACGTAGAAAGGGTGTCGCATAATGTTAAAGGTAAATGACTTAAGCGGTGGCTATAGTGGCAAGAGCATTGTGAAAAACGTGACGTTTCACGTGAAAAAAGGTCGAATTTTAGGGATACTTGGTCCGAATGGTAGTGGGAAATCGACATTGTTAAAAATGATTAGTGGCATTATTAGTCCGACTGCTGGTGAAGTATTGATCGAAAACCAACCGATTAAAAGCTATGACGTTAAGCAATTGGCAAAAAAAATGGCGGTACTACCACAGTTAAACGCGAGTACATTTTCAAATCTTGTGTATGATGCGGTTTCATTAGGTCGTTACCCGCATCAAACTGGGTTTTTTTCGAGTTGGTCGGATGAGGATGAATGCATGGTACAGCAGGCTATGGAAAGCACCGGTGTTACAGGTTACAAAGAGCATTATTTGGAGTTTTTGTCTGGCGGTGAACAGCAGCGAGTGTTTATTGCGCAGGCACTTGCACAAAATTCCGAGCTACTACTGCTTGATGAGCCAACGAACCATTTAGATATTGCGCATCAAAAACAAATTTTAGATATGATTCGTTTACAAGTTGAACAGCATGGATTAACGGTTGTGTCGATTTTCCATGATATCAATTTAGCTTCGTTATATTGTGATGAATTATTACTTTTAGAAGACGGCGAAGTGCGAGCATTTGGTTTGCCACATGAAGTTATTCTGGAAGAGCAAATTGCGGATGTGTATAAAGCTCGTATCGCAACGTACCCACATCCCGAAGTACCAAAGCCACAAATTACAATGCTACCTACAAACGAATTACAGCGTAAAGAAGTACAAATTCAAGTATCTGATTTTTCGATTACAAAAGAGTACATTCAATTAAAAGTCAGTTCACCACTAAAGGTAATTTCGTCTGCAGTCCATAATGCAGGAATTGGTTGGTATGATACGTTTTTAAATCGCTCCATTGCACCAAATTATGATATATATCATGTAAAAGATGAGACGGTTAACTTTTTAGTAGCAAATCATTTTGCACCAACGAGTACAGTTGTTATGCTGACGGCTGTTGAAACAAAATGTGTTGAAATTCAGTCATTTACACAAAGTGAATTAGAAATTATCATTATGGTAACAGCTGGTGTTGGTAATAGTGTAGATGTAACGAAAACCTATTTACGCGAAGAGAAGCCACATGCTGGAACAATTAATACATGGGTATTTATAAACGGCAAATTGACAGATGAAGCGTTTATTCAAGCGATGATTACCGCGACAGAAGCAAAAACAAAAGCGCTCGCAGATCAGCAAATTAAAGATTCTGTTACTGGAACGATTGCAACGAGTACCGCAACAGATAGTTTACTCATTGCGGCAACACAGCACGGTCAAGAGATGCAATACGCAGGGCCCATCACAGAAGTCGGTAAATTAATTGGGCGAGGTGTTTTCGAAACAACGGTAGCGGCGATAAAAAAATATAAGGAATTACAAAATTCGTGAAAGAAGGAAAGGTGAAGGCTATGAAATTATATACGAAGCAAGGTGACACGGGGAAAACTAGTATTATTGGAGGCCGTGTTGACAAAGACCATTTACGTGTCGAGGCATATGGTACGATTGATGAATTAAATTCATTTATCGGAAAAGCAATTTCAGAGTTAGATCCAGACAAGTTTAAAGATGTCATTAAAGATTTAACAGCCATTCAGCACGAGCTATTCGACGGTGGAGGCGACTTAGCAAATGTCATGAAAGAGCGCCATTACAAGCTGACAGAACAACCTATTACTATTTTAGAAGGGCGAATTGATGTACTTTCAGATGAGGCGCCACCATTAAAACGTTTTATTCTGCCAGGTGGTGCACCAGCAGCAGCAACGCTTCATATCGCCCGTACTGTAGCACGTCGAGCTGAACGTCAAACGGTGTCATTAACGAAGGAAATTAAAGATGTTTCACCAGTTGTGCAAAAATATTTAAACCGTTTATCGGATTATTTATTTGCAGCTGCACGAGTTGTTAATCACCGTTTAGGGATTCAGGACGTCGAATATATTCGTAGTGCAGATGTATTTAAATAACATAAAATTGCTAGCTTAAACAATGAAAATTGTCGAGCTAGCATTTTTTATGGATTCATTTAATTTTCAGAATTAATAACAAATTCTGTTGACTGAATGCTCATTCATAATTACAATAGATTTATAGATTAATATGGAAATATAGCTTATTAGTTGGGGGAAAGTAACAAATCAGTTTAGCATTCAGGTTTCTAGGGGGGAAAGTATGAATACATTTTTAATTATTAACTGGATTGCATTCATCGCTGTGTTGGCGTATGCGCTTGGTTTATTCGCATATTTGTTAAAAACACGATACGCCTATGTTCAATTAGGTCGTAAAGAAGAATTCAATATTAAAATGTCGCAGCGTATTAATGACATCGTAGAAAAAGTATTTGGTCAATCGAAATTATTGAAAGATAAAAAGATGGGTCTTGTACACGTACTATTTTTCTATGGATTCCTAATGGTGCAGCTTGGTGCGATTGATTTAATTTGGAAGGGGTTAGCACCAGGTTCACACATTCCATTAGGCGGCTTATATCCAATGTTTACATTTACGCAGGAAATTGTCGTTTTAACAATTTTAATTGCGGTAGCTGTCGCATTTTACCGTCGTTATTTAGAAAAATTAGTTCGTTTGAAACAAGGGTTTAAAAACGGTTTAGTATATTTATTCTTATCGGTGTTAATGTTTGCGACATTGTTCGGGAATGGCTTTTATTTAATTTGGCAAGACCATGGCTTATCAGGTTCTGAGCCAGTTGCTTCGGCCATAGCATGGATATTCCAGTGGATGAGTCCAACGATTGCGGCAGTAGGTTTCTTCATCATGTGGTGGGCGCACTTACTAGCATTACTGTCGTTCCTTGTATACCTTCCACAAGGCAAGCACTTCCACTTAATTACGTCGATTTTAAATGTTTACTTCAACCGTCAAGATAGAATCGGTACATTACGTCCGATTGACTTCGCGGCATTAGAGGAAGCAGAAGATGAAGAAAGTATGCCACCACTTGGCGTAGGGAAAGTTCAAGATTTCACGCAAAAGCAAATGTTGGATTTATATTCTTGCGTAGAATGTGGGCGTTGTACAAATATGTGCCCAGCTACAGGAACAGGGAAAATGCTGTCACCAATGGACTTAATCGTTAAATTACGTGATCATTTAACATTCACTGGTGCGGTGGAAACAAAGCAAAAGCCTTGGGTACCGTTTCAATTCTTTAACAACACACAGGGGAATCAGTTAGCAATGGCTGCTGGTGCTGAAGGTGCGGTTATTGAAAACATCTATAGCCCATCATTAATTGGTGATGTGATTACAGAAGAAGAAATTTGGGCTTGTACAACATGCCGTAACTGTGAAGATCAATGTCCAGTAATGAATGAGCATGTCGATAAAATTATCGATTTACGTCGTTATTTAACGATGACAGAAGGGAAAGTAAACCCAGATGCACAGCGCGCGATGACAAATATCGAGCGTCAAGGCAATCCGTGGGGCTTAAACCGTAAAGAAAAAGAAAATTGGCGTGAGCTTGATGAAACCGTTACTATTCCTACAGTAAAAGAACTGAAAAAGTCAGGCGAAGAAATGGAATATTTATTCTGGGTTGGTTCTATGGGTTCATTCGACAACCGTTCACAAAAAATTGCGCTAGCATTTGCACGTTTAATGAACCAAGCAGGTGTAAAGTTTGCGATTTTAGGTAACAAGGAAAAGAACTCGGGAGATACACCACGCCGCTTAGGGAATGAATTCTTATTCCAAGAAATTGCTGGGGAAAATATTGCAGAGTTCGAGAAAAATAATGTCACAAAAATCGTAACAATTGATCCGCATGCATACAATATTTTTAAAAATGAATACCAGGATTTCGGCTGGAAAGGTGAAGTCCTGCACCATACGGAATTATTATACGATTTAGTGCAAGCTGGTCGTTTAACAATGAATCACCGTGTTGATGAAACAATTGTGTTCCATGATTCATGTTACTTAGGTCGTTACAACGATGTTTATGATCCGCCTCGTGAAATTTTAAAAGGCATTCCAGGTGTGAAGCTTGTTGAAATGGCACGTAACCGTGAAGAAGGAATGTGCTGTGGCGCAGGTGGTGGTTTAATGTGGATGGAAGAACATGTGGGTAACCGTATTAATGTTGCACGAACTGAGCAAGCAATCGCGACACAAGCTTCGGTTATTTCTTCAGGCTGTCCGTACTGCTTAACAATGCTTTCAGATGGTACGAAGGCGAAGGAAGTAGAGGATACAGTAGGCACGTACGATATTGCAGAGCTATTAGAGCGTGCGGTATTCGGTACACCTCAAGCGGCACCGGTTGAAGAAGTAGTGGAAGAAGTAGAAGTTGCATCTGATGTAGAAGAAGAACCAGTGACAGCTGTTCAACCAGAAGTAGTTTCTGAAGAAGTAGCTACTGCAGAAGAAATTCAACAAGTTATCGGAACGGAAAATGTGTCATTAAACGAAGAAAATAAGAATTAGTGAGCACAAATTATTAATTTCAGTATATTCTAATAATATTGTTGCGAAATAATTATGGATTTAATACAATGAAATTAATTAAAAAATGAGAGTCTTTGTTACTCTCATTTTTTTTAAAACATCAAATTGAGCGAGCGTTCAGTCGGATGTCAAACAAAGGGGATTTTCATAAAAATAGTTCGGATATTCAAACAAAGGGGTGTATGGATTGTCGAGAACAGTCATTTTAGATGGGGCAAGAACGCCATTCGGTAAATTTGGCGGTGCATTAAGTGTATTAACTGCAAGCGATTTAGGTGGTATTGCCATACAAGCTGCTTTATCAAAGGCAAATGTTGATACAGAAGAAGTCGGAGAAGTGATTATGGGGACTGTTTTACAAGCGGGACAAGGGCAAATTCCATCTCGTCAAGCAGCGACAAAAGCAGGTATCCCATGGACTGTGAAAACAGAAACGATTAACAAAGTATGTGCATCAGGCATGCGTAGTGTGACGTTAGCTGATCAGCTCATTCGTTTAGGGGACGAAGAGACAATTGTAGCAGGTGGCATGGAATCGATGTCAAATGCACCGTACTATATGCCGAAAGGCCGCTTTGGTTTACGCATGGGTGATGCGAGTTTAGTAGATGGCATGATTTATGATGGCTTGTCTTGTGCATTTCATCCAAAGCAAGTGCATATGGGGATTTACGGCAACGAAACCGCTAACAAATTCACAGTCTCTCGTGATGCGCAAGATGCATGGGCAGTACGTAGTCATAGTAAGGCTTTGGAAGCAATTGAAACAGGGAAATTTGCTGAGGAAATTGTTGCAGTCGAAATTCCGCAGCGTAAAGGAGACTCAATCGTAGTCGCACAAGATGAAGCACCACGAGTAGGCACAACAATGGAAACGCTTGCAAAATTAAAATCAGCCTTTAGTCAAGACGGTACGATTACGGCAGGGAATGCACCTGGTGTCAATGATGGAGCATGTGCGTTAGTACTAATGAATGAAGAGAAAGCGAAGCAAGATAATCGCCCGATACTCGCAACGATTTTAGGTCATGCAGAAGTGGGTGTTGCACCAGAGGATTTCCCGCAAACGCCTGGGCTTGTCATTAATGAGCTATTACAGAAAACAGGGAAGTCACTTGAGGAAATCGATTTATTTGAAATAAACGAAGCGTTTGCGGCAGTAGCGCTTGTTAGTAATCAAATTGCAGGGTTAGATGCAGAAAAAGTCAATGTGAATGGCGGCGCGGTGGCACTTGGTCATCCAATTGGTGCAAGTGGCGCGCGTATTATTTTAACGCTTGCCTATGAATTAAAGCGTCGCGGTGGGGGCCTAGGGATTGCCGCGATTTGTTCAGGTGGCGGTCAAGGAGATGCGGTATTAATTGAAGTATCAAATTAAGGGGATGAAGGAATGAACATAAAAAAAGTGATGGTTATTGGCGCGGGACAAATGGGTTCAGGTATTGCTCAAGTATGTGCTCAGGCTGGTTTTACAGTCATTTTAAATGATGTAAAAGACGAATTTTATGAGCGCGGTTTAGCGACAATTACGAAAAATCTGGCGCGTGATGTGGAAAAAGGGCGAAAATCAGAAGACGAAAAATCGCAAATACTAGCACGCATTACAAAATCAACATCAATTGATGATGCAAAGGATGCGGATATTGTCATTGAAGCAGCTGTTGAAAATATGGAAATTAAACAATCGATTTTCAAACAGCTGGATACCATTGCTCCAGCACATACGATTTTAGCGACGAATACATCAAGTTTACCAATTACGGAAATTGCAGCAGTGACGAATCGTCCTGAAAAAGTAATCGGTATGCACTTTATGAACCCGGTGCCAGTGATGAAGCTTGTTGAAATTATTCGTGGTTTAGCAACAGCGGATGAAGTTTATGAGGCTGTTGCAGAGATGACGAAGCATTTAGGGAAAACAGGTGTTGAAGTAAATGATTTCCCAGGCTTTATTT
This portion of the Solibacillus daqui genome encodes:
- a CDS encoding adenosylcobinamide amidohydrolase, whose product is MLKVNDLSGGYSGKSIVKNVTFHVKKGRILGILGPNGSGKSTLLKMISGIISPTAGEVLIENQPIKSYDVKQLAKKMAVLPQLNASTFSNLVYDAVSLGRYPHQTGFFSSWSDEDECMVQQAMESTGVTGYKEHYLEFLSGGEQQRVFIAQALAQNSELLLLDEPTNHLDIAHQKQILDMIRLQVEQHGLTVVSIFHDINLASLYCDELLLLEDGEVRAFGLPHEVILEEQIADVYKARIATYPHPEVPKPQITMLPTNELQRKEVQIQVSDFSITKEYIQLKVSSPLKVISSAVHNAGIGWYDTFLNRSIAPNYDIYHVKDETVNFLVANHFAPTSTVVMLTAVETKCVEIQSFTQSELEIIIMVTAGVGNSVDVTKTYLREEKPHAGTINTWVFINGKLTDEAFIQAMITATEAKTKALADQQIKDSVTGTIATSTATDSLLIAATQHGQEMQYAGPITEVGKLIGRGVFETTVAAIKKYKELQNS
- a CDS encoding acetyl-CoA C-acetyltransferase, with product MSRTVILDGARTPFGKFGGALSVLTASDLGGIAIQAALSKANVDTEEVGEVIMGTVLQAGQGQIPSRQAATKAGIPWTVKTETINKVCASGMRSVTLADQLIRLGDEETIVAGGMESMSNAPYYMPKGRFGLRMGDASLVDGMIYDGLSCAFHPKQVHMGIYGNETANKFTVSRDAQDAWAVRSHSKALEAIETGKFAEEIVAVEIPQRKGDSIVVAQDEAPRVGTTMETLAKLKSAFSQDGTITAGNAPGVNDGACALVLMNEEKAKQDNRPILATILGHAEVGVAPEDFPQTPGLVINELLQKTGKSLEEIDLFEINEAFAAVALVSNQIAGLDAEKVNVNGGAVALGHPIGASGARIILTLAYELKRRGGGLGIAAICSGGGQGDAVLIEVSN
- a CDS encoding FecCD family ABC transporter permease, giving the protein MRSKYSIAYFSSIGLLLGSMWLGISFGSVDIPLSTLWDKTTDPVAYSILWKIRMPRVILAALIGAALAIAGAAFQGLLKNPLADPYTLGVSSGASVGAVMTIFLGISLPVLGAFTLPIFSMLGAAITMVIVLLFARLVDRTMKMETLILTGIIFSSFLGACISLMVALTGEQLREIIGWLLGSVSMRGWPYVRMVVPFIIIGTLIIWLNRRELNAMIYGEERAQYLGVNVKRSKYMILAGGSILTGAAVAASGTIGFVGLVVPHMIRIVIGADHRHLLSLSFLNGASLLVICDLVSRTIIAPVELPIGVITSFIGAPVFAYIFFKQRRKGVA
- a CDS encoding heterodisulfide reductase-related iron-sulfur binding cluster; protein product: MNTFLIINWIAFIAVLAYALGLFAYLLKTRYAYVQLGRKEEFNIKMSQRINDIVEKVFGQSKLLKDKKMGLVHVLFFYGFLMVQLGAIDLIWKGLAPGSHIPLGGLYPMFTFTQEIVVLTILIAVAVAFYRRYLEKLVRLKQGFKNGLVYLFLSVLMFATLFGNGFYLIWQDHGLSGSEPVASAIAWIFQWMSPTIAAVGFFIMWWAHLLALLSFLVYLPQGKHFHLITSILNVYFNRQDRIGTLRPIDFAALEEAEDEESMPPLGVGKVQDFTQKQMLDLYSCVECGRCTNMCPATGTGKMLSPMDLIVKLRDHLTFTGAVETKQKPWVPFQFFNNTQGNQLAMAAGAEGAVIENIYSPSLIGDVITEEEIWACTTCRNCEDQCPVMNEHVDKIIDLRRYLTMTEGKVNPDAQRAMTNIERQGNPWGLNRKEKENWRELDETVTIPTVKELKKSGEEMEYLFWVGSMGSFDNRSQKIALAFARLMNQAGVKFAILGNKEKNSGDTPRRLGNEFLFQEIAGENIAEFEKNNVTKIVTIDPHAYNIFKNEYQDFGWKGEVLHHTELLYDLVQAGRLTMNHRVDETIVFHDSCYLGRYNDVYDPPREILKGIPGVKLVEMARNREEGMCCGAGGGLMWMEEHVGNRINVARTEQAIATQASVISSGCPYCLTMLSDGTKAKEVEDTVGTYDIAELLERAVFGTPQAAPVEEVVEEVEVASDVEEEPVTAVQPEVVSEEVATAEEIQQVIGTENVSLNEENKN
- a CDS encoding cob(I)yrinic acid a,c-diamide adenosyltransferase, with product MKLYTKQGDTGKTSIIGGRVDKDHLRVEAYGTIDELNSFIGKAISELDPDKFKDVIKDLTAIQHELFDGGGDLANVMKERHYKLTEQPITILEGRIDVLSDEAPPLKRFILPGGAPAAATLHIARTVARRAERQTVSLTKEIKDVSPVVQKYLNRLSDYLFAAARVVNHRLGIQDVEYIRSADVFK
- a CDS encoding 3-hydroxybutyryl-CoA dehydrogenase, with product MNIKKVMVIGAGQMGSGIAQVCAQAGFTVILNDVKDEFYERGLATITKNLARDVEKGRKSEDEKSQILARITKSTSIDDAKDADIVIEAAVENMEIKQSIFKQLDTIAPAHTILATNTSSLPITEIAAVTNRPEKVIGMHFMNPVPVMKLVEIIRGLATADEVYEAVAEMTKHLGKTGVEVNDFPGFISNRILLPMINEAIYALYEGVATKEAIDDVMKMGMNHPMGPLTLADFIGLDTCLSIMEILHEGLGDSKYRPCPLLRKYVAAGWLGKKSGRGFYVYES